A genomic segment from Pseudorca crassidens isolate mPseCra1 chromosome 6, mPseCra1.hap1, whole genome shotgun sequence encodes:
- the OBSL1 gene encoding obscurin-like protein 1 isoform X4 has protein sequence MKAGSGNQGSPPCFLRFPRPVRVVSGAEAELKCVVLGEPPPIVVWEKGGQQLAASERLSFPADGAEHGLLLSGALPTDAGVYVCRARNAAGEAYAAAAVTVLEPPAPEREPQPAERPRPPPGAGEGAPVFLTGPRSQWVLRGAEVVLECQVGGLPVPTLYWEKDGMALDEVWDSSHFSLEPGRAEGRPGASLALRILAARLPDSGVYVCHARNAHGHARAGALLQVQQPPESPPEDPDEAPNPVVEPLKCAPKTFWVNEGKHAKFRCYVMGKPEPEIEWHWEGHPLLPDRRRLMYRDRDGGFVLKVLYCQAKDRGLYVCAARNSAGQTLSAVQLHVKEPRLRFTRPLQDVEGREHGIVVLECKVPNSRIPTAWFREDQRLLPCRKYEQIEEGTVRRLIIHRLKADDDGVYLCEMRGRVRTVANVTVKGPILKRLPRKLDVFEGENAVLLVETREAGVEGRWSRDGEDLPATCQSSSGHMHALVLPGVTREDAGEVTFSLGNSRTTTLLRVKCVKHNPPGPPVLAEMFKGHKNTVLLTWKPPEPAPETPFIYRLERQEVGSEDWIQCFSIEKAGAVEVPGDCVPSEGDYRFRVCTVSEHGRSSHVVFHGSAHLVPTARLVAGLDDVQVYDGEDAVFSLDLSTIIQGTWFLNGEELKSNEPEGQVEPGALRYRMEHKGLQHRLILQAVRHQDSGALVGFSCPGVQDSAALTIQESPVHILSPQDKVSLTITTSERVVLTCELSRVDFPASWYKDGQKVEESESLVVKMDGRKHRLIMPEAQVQDSGEFECRTEGVSAFFSVSVQDPPVHILDPREHVFVHAITSECVMLTCEVDREDAPVHWYKDGQEVEESDFVVLENEGPHHRLVLPAAQPPDGGEFQCVAGDERAYFTVTITDVSSWIVYPSGKVYVAAVRLERVVLTCELCRPWAEVRWTKDGEEVVESPALLLQKEDTVRRLVLPAVQLEDSGEYLCEIDDESASFTVTVTEPPVRIIHPRDEVTLVAVSLECVVLMCELSREDAPVRWYKDGLEVEESEALVLESDGPRRRLVLPAAQPEDGGEFVCDAGDDSAFFTVTVTATPERIVHPAARSLDLQFGVPGRVELRCEVAPAGSQVRWYKDGLEVDASDALQLGAKGPARTLTLPHAQPEDAGEYVCETRDEAVTFNVSLAEPPVQFLAPEAAPSPLCVAPGEPLVLSCELSRAGALVFWSHNGRPVQEGEGLELQAEGPRRILCIRAADPVHAGLYTCQAGAAPGAPSLSFTVQVAEPPVRVVDPEAAQTRVRSTPGGDLELVVHLSGPGGPVRWYKDGERLASQGRVQLEQDGARQVLRVQRARSRDAGEYLCDTPQDSRIFLVSVEEPPPVKLVSELTPLTVHEGDDATFRCEVSPPDADVTWLHNGAIVTPGPQLEVAQNGSSRILTVRGCQLEDAGTVTAQAGGTSTSARLHVRETELLFLRRLQDVRAEEGQDVCLEVETGRVGAAGAVRWVRGGAPLPPDSRLSTAQDGHIYRLFIHGVVLADQGTYGCESHHDRTLARLSVKPRQLRVLRPLEDVTVIEGGSATFQLELSQEDVTGEWARGGVRLQLGTTCQIYAEGHAHCLVLSGLGLADSGCISFTADALRCAARLTVREAPVTIVRGPQDLEVTEGDTATFECELSQALADVTWEKDGQPLTPSPRLRLQALGTRRLLQLRRCGPLDAGTYSCVVGMARAGPVHLVVRERKVSVLSELLSVRAREGDGATFECTVSEVEPTGSWELGGRPLRPGGRVRIRQEGKKHILVLSVLRAEDTGEVRFQAGPAQSVAQLEVEDMPPTPSREDSSGRPPGGAGAWSSMTCDLRTRAPTAARPARTAPTHGCW, from the exons ATGAAGGCGGGCTCGGGGAACCAGGGGAGCCCCCCGTGCTTCCTGCGCTTCCCGCGGCCCGTGCGGGTGGTAAGTGGCGCCGAGGCCGAGCTCAAGTGCGTGGTGCTGGGGGAGCCGCCGCCCATTGTCGTATGGGAGAAGGGCGGGCAGCAGCTGGCGGCCTCGGAGCGCCTGAGCTTCCCGGCGGACGGCGCCGAGCACGGCCTGCTGCTGAGCGGCGCGCTGCCCACCGACGCGGGGGTCTATGTGTGCCGCGCCCGCAATGCGGCCGGAGAGGCCTACGCGGCGGCCGCCGTCACCGTGCTGGAGCCGCCGGCCCCCGAGCGCGAGCCCCAGCCTGCCGAACGCCCGCGGCCGCCGCCCGGGGCCGGGGAGGGCGCCCCGGTGTTCCTGACGGGGCCCCGGTCCCAGTGGGTGCTGCGGGGGGCGGAGGTGGTGCTGGAGTGCCAGGTGGGGGGCCTCCCCGTGCCAACGCTGTACTGGGAGAAGGACGGGATGGCGCTGGACGAAGTGTGGGACAGTAGCCACTTCTCCCTCGAACCTGGCCGCGCCGAGGGCCGCCCGGGCGCGAGCCTGGCGCTGCGCATCCTGGCGGCGCGGCTGCCCGACTCCGGCGTCTACGTGTGCCACGCCCGCAACGCGCACGGCCACGCGCGGGCCGGCGCGCTGCTGCAAGTGCAGCAGCCCCCCGAGAGCCCGCCGGAGGACCCGGACGAGGCCCCCAACCCCGTGGTGGAGCCGCTCAAGTGCGCGCCCAAGACCTTCTGGGTGAACGAGGGCAAGCACGCCAAGTTCCGCTGCTACGTGATGGGCAAGCCCGAGCCCGAGATCGAATGGCACTGGGAGGGCCACCCGCTGCTCCCTGACCGCCGCCGCCTCATGTACCGCGACCGCGATGGCGGCTTCGTGCTCAAGGTGCTCTACTGCCAGGCCAAGGATCGCGGGCTCTACGTGTGTGCCGCGCGCAACTCGGCGGGCCAGACGCTCAGTGCCGTGCAGCTGCATGTTAAAG AGCCTCGCCTCCGCTTCACGAGGCCCCTGCAGGACGTGGAGGGCCGGGAGCATGGGATTGTGGTGCTAGAGTGTAAAGTCCCCAACTCCCGCATTCCCACGGCCTGGTTCCGCGAGGACCAGCGGCTGCTGCCCTGCCGCAAGTACGAGCAGATCGAGGAGGGCACGGTCCGGCGCCTCATCATCCACAGGCTGAAGGCAGATGACGATGGAGTTTACCTGTGCGAGATGCGCGGCCGGGTGCGCACCGTGGCCAATGTGACAGTCAAAG GGCCCATCCTGAAGCGGCTGCCCCGGAAGCTCGATGTTTTTGAGGGAGAGAACGCGGTGCTGCTGGTGGAGACCCGCGAGGCTGGGGTGGAAGGGCGCTGGAGTCGAGATGGGGaggacctgccggccacctgcCAGAGCAGCTCCGGCCACATGCATGCCCTGGTCCTGCCAGGGGTCACCCGAGAAGATGCTGGCGAGGTCACCTTCAGCCTGGGCAACTCCCGTACCACCACTCTGCTCAGAGTCAAAT GCGTCAAGCACAATCCCCCGGGACCCCCAGTGTTGGCAGAAATGTTCAAGGGCCACAAGAACACGGTCCTGCTGACCTGGAAGCCTCCCGAGCCAGCTCCCGAGACCCCCTTCATCTACCGGCTAGAACGGCAGGAGGTGGGCTCAGAAGACTGGATCCAGTGCTTCAGCATTGAGAAAGCTGGGGCCGTGGAGGTGCCGGGAGACTGTGTGCCCTCCGAGGGCGACTACCGCTTCCGCGTCTGCACCGTCAGCGAACACGGCCGCAGCTCCCATGTCGTGTTCCATGGGTCTGCTCACCTCG TGCCCACAGCTCGCCTGGTGGCCGGTCTGGACGACGTGCAGGTATATGACGGGGAAGATGCCGTCTTCTCCCTCGATCTCTCCACCATCATCCAGGGCACCTGGTTCCTTAATGGGGAAGAGCTCAAGAGTAATGAGCCAGAGGGCCAGGTAGAGCCTGGGGCCCTGCGGTACCGGATGGAGCACAAGGGCCTGCAGCACAGACTCATCCTGCAAGCTGTCAGGCACCAGGACAGCGGGGCCCTGGTTGGCTTCAGCTGCCCAGGTGTGCAGGACTCGGCTGCCCTCACCATCCAAG AGAGCCCGGTGCACATCCTGAGCCCCCAGGACAAGGTGTCGTTGACCATCACAACCTCGGAGCGGGTGGTACTGACCTGTGAGCTCTCCCGGGTGGACTTCCCAGCGAGCTGGTACAAGGACGGGCAGAAGGTGGAGGAGAGCGAGTCGCTGGTGGTGAAGATGGATGGGCGCAAACACCGCCTGATCATGCCTGAGGCCCAGGTCCAGGACAGTGGCGAGTTTGAGTGCAGAACGGAAGGGGTCTCAGCCTTCTTCAGCGTCTCCGTCCAAG ACCCCCCCGTGCACATCCTGGATCCCCGGGAGCACGTGTTCGTGCACGCCATAACCTCCGAGTGCGTCATGCTGACCTGTGAGGTGGACCGGGAGGACGCCCCCGTGCACTGGTACAAGGACGGGCAGGAGGTAGAAGAGAGCGACTTCGTGGTGCTGGAGAACGAGGGGCCCCATCACCGCCTGGTGCTGCCCGCCGCCCAGCCTCCAGATGGGGGCGAGTTCCAGTGCGTCGCTGGGGACGAGCGCGCCTACTTCACCGTGACCATCACAG ATGTCTCCTCGTGGATCGTGTATCCCAGCGGCAAGGTGTACGTGGCAGCCGTGCGCCTGGAGCGTGTGGTGCTGACCTGCGAGCTCTGCCGGCCCTGGGCCGAGGTGCGCTGGACCAAGGATGGCGAAGAGGTGGTGGAGAGTCCCGCGCTGCTCCTGCAGAAGGAGGACACCGTCCGCCGCCTGGTGCTGCCCGCCGTCCAGCTGGAGGACTCGGGCGAGTACTTGTGTGAAATCGATGACGAGTCTGCCTCTTTCACCGTCACTGTCACAG AACCCCCGGTGCGCATCATACACCCCCGGGACGAGGTGACCTTGGTCGCCGTGAGCTTGGAGTGTGTGGTGCTGATGTGTGAGCTGTCGCGGGAGGACGCCCCCGTGCGCTGGTACAAGGATGGGCTGGAGGTGGAGGAGAGTGAGGCCCTGGTGCTGGAGAGTGATGGGCCCCGCCGCCgcctggtgctgcctgctgcCCAGCCCGAGGACGGGGGCGAGTTCGTGTGCGACGCTGGAGACGACTCAGCCTTCTTCACTGTCACCGTCACAG CCACTCCAGAGAGGATTGTGCACCCGGCGGCCCGCTCCCTGGACCTGCAGTTCGGGGTTCCAGGGCGCGTGGAGCTGCGCTGCGAGGTGGCCCCGGCTGGGTCCCAGGTGCGCTGGTACAAGGATGGGCTGGAGGTGGACGCGTCAGATGCCCTGCAGCTGGGTGCCAAGGGGCCCGCTCGCACCCTGACCCTGCCCCACGCCCAGCCTGAGGACGCCGGGGAGTATGTGTGCGAGACTCGTGATGAAGCCGTCACCTTCAACGTCAGCCTGGCTG AGCCCCCAGTCCAGTTCCTTGCCCCAGAGGCAGCCCCCAGCCCGCTCTGCGTGGCCCCCGGGGAGCCGCTGGTGCTGAGCTGTGAACTGTCCCGGGCTGGCGCCCTCGTCTTCTGGAGCCACAACGGGAGGCCGGTGCAGGAGGGTGAGGGCCTGGAGCTCCAAGCCGAGGGCCCCCGCCGTATCCTCTGCATCCGGGCTGCAGACCCGGTCCACGCAGGCCTCTACACCTGCCAGGCAGGGGCAGCCCCGGGGGCGCCCAGCCTCAGCTTCACCGTCCAAGTGGCTG AGCCCCCCGTGCGGGTGGTGGACCCCGAGGCAGCCCAGACGAGGGTTCGCAGCACCCCAGGCGGGGACCTGGAGCTGGTGGTGCACCTCTCCGGGCCGGGAGGCCCTGTGCGCTGGTACAAGGACGGGGAGCGCCTGGCAAGCCAGGGGCGGGTGCAGCTGGAGCAGGACGGGGCGAGGCAGGTGCTGCGGGTGCAGAGGGCCCGGAGCAGGGACGCCGGGGAGTACCTGTGCGACACGCCCCAGGACAGCCGCATCTTCCTCGTCAGCGTGGAAG aaCCACCGCCGGTGAAGCTGGTCTCAGAGCTGACACCACTCACTGTCCACGAGGGTGATGATGCCACGTTCCGGTGTGAAGTCTCCCCACCGGACGCCGACGTCACTTGGCTGCACAATGGGGCCATTGTCACCCCAGGGCCCCAGCTAGAGGTGGCCCAGAATGGCTCAAGCCGCATATTGACCGTGCGAGGCTGCCAGCTCGAGGACGCGGGGACCGTGACTGCCCAAGCAGGGGGCACATCCACAAGTGCCCGGCTCCACGTTCGAG aGACGGAGCTGCTGTTCCTGCGGCGGCTGCAGGACGTGCGGGCAGAGGAAGGCCAGGACGTGTGCCTCGAAGTAGAGACAGGCCGAGTGGGTGCGGCAGGGGCCGTGCGCTGGGTGCGAGGTGGGGCACCCCTACCACCCGACTCCCGCCTGTCCACAGCCCAGGATGGCCACATCTACCGCCTCTTCATCCACGGTGTCGTACTGGCCGACCAGGGCACCTACGGCTGCGAGAGCCACCACGATCGCACCCTGGCCAGGCTCAGCGTGAAGC CAAGGCAGCTAAGGGTGCTGCGGCCTCTGGAGGATGTGACCGTCATCGAGGGGGGCAGCGCCACCTTCCAGCTGGAGCTGTCCCAGGAGGATGTGACCGGGGAGTGGGCCCGGGGTGGAGTCCGGCTGCAGCTGGGGACCACATGCCAAATTTACGCAGAGGGCCACGCTCACTGCCTGGTACTCAGTGGCCTGGGCCTGGCCGACTCGGGCTGCATCTCCTTCACTGCGGATGCCCTGCGCTGTGCAGCCAGACTCACTGTGAGAG AGGCCCCAGTGACCATTGTGCGGGGGCCACAGGACCTAGAAGTGACCGAGGGTGACACAGCTACTTTCGAGTGTGAACTTTCCCAGGCCTTGGCTGATGTCACCTGGGAGAAG GACGGGCAACCGCTCACCCCCAGCCCTCGGCTCAGACTCCAGGCCCTCGGCACCCGCCGCCTTCTCCAGCTGCGGCGCTGCGGTCCCTTGGACGCCGGGACCTACAGCTGCGTGGTGGGGATGGCCCGAGCCGGGCCCGTCCACCTGGTGGTTCGCG AGCGCAAGGTGTCTGTCCTCTCCGAGCTTCTGTCGGTGCGCGCCCGCGAAGGCGACGGAGCCACGTTCGAGTGTACCGTGTCGGAGGTCGAGCCAACCGGGAGCTGGGAGCTCGGAGGCCGCCCGCTGAGACCCGGAGGCCGCGTCCGCATCCGACAGGAAG GGAAGAAACACATTCTGGTGCTGAGCGTGCTGCGCGCGGAGGACACTGGTGAGGTCCGCTTCCAGGCGGGACCCGCCCAGTCCGTGGCTCAGCTGGAGGTGGAGG ATATGCCGCCGACCCCCTCGCGAGAAGACAGTTCTGGTCGGCCGCCGGGCGGTGCTGGAG CCTGGTCATCCATGACGTGCGACCTGAGGACCAGGGCACCTACTGCTGCCAGGCCGGCCAGGACAGCGCCCA
- the OBSL1 gene encoding obscurin-like protein 1 isoform X3 — protein MKAGSGNQGSPPCFLRFPRPVRVVSGAEAELKCVVLGEPPPIVVWEKGGQQLAASERLSFPADGAEHGLLLSGALPTDAGVYVCRARNAAGEAYAAAAVTVLEPPAPEREPQPAERPRPPPGAGEGAPVFLTGPRSQWVLRGAEVVLECQVGGLPVPTLYWEKDGMALDEVWDSSHFSLEPGRAEGRPGASLALRILAARLPDSGVYVCHARNAHGHARAGALLQVQQPPESPPEDPDEAPNPVVEPLKCAPKTFWVNEGKHAKFRCYVMGKPEPEIEWHWEGHPLLPDRRRLMYRDRDGGFVLKVLYCQAKDRGLYVCAARNSAGQTLSAVQLHVKEPRLRFTRPLQDVEGREHGIVVLECKVPNSRIPTAWFREDQRLLPCRKYEQIEEGTVRRLIIHRLKADDDGVYLCEMRGRVRTVANVTVKGPILKRLPRKLDVFEGENAVLLVETREAGVEGRWSRDGEDLPATCQSSSGHMHALVLPGVTREDAGEVTFSLGNSRTTTLLRVKCVKHNPPGPPVLAEMFKGHKNTVLLTWKPPEPAPETPFIYRLERQEVGSEDWIQCFSIEKAGAVEVPGDCVPSEGDYRFRVCTVSEHGRSSHVVFHGSAHLVPTARLVAGLDDVQVYDGEDAVFSLDLSTIIQGTWFLNGEELKSNEPEGQVEPGALRYRMEHKGLQHRLILQAVRHQDSGALVGFSCPGVQDSAALTIQESPVHILSPQDKVSLTITTSERVVLTCELSRVDFPASWYKDGQKVEESESLVVKMDGRKHRLIMPEAQVQDSGEFECRTEGVSAFFSVSVQDPPVHILDPREHVFVHAITSECVMLTCEVDREDAPVHWYKDGQEVEESDFVVLENEGPHHRLVLPAAQPPDGGEFQCVAGDERAYFTVTITDVSSWIVYPSGKVYVAAVRLERVVLTCELCRPWAEVRWTKDGEEVVESPALLLQKEDTVRRLVLPAVQLEDSGEYLCEIDDESASFTVTVTEPPVRIIHPRDEVTLVAVSLECVVLMCELSREDAPVRWYKDGLEVEESEALVLESDGPRRRLVLPAAQPEDGGEFVCDAGDDSAFFTVTVTATPERIVHPAARSLDLQFGVPGRVELRCEVAPAGSQVRWYKDGLEVDASDALQLGAKGPARTLTLPHAQPEDAGEYVCETRDEAVTFNVSLAEPPVQFLAPEAAPSPLCVAPGEPLVLSCELSRAGALVFWSHNGRPVQEGEGLELQAEGPRRILCIRAADPVHAGLYTCQAGAAPGAPSLSFTVQVAEPPVRVVDPEAAQTRVRSTPGGDLELVVHLSGPGGPVRWYKDGERLASQGRVQLEQDGARQVLRVQRARSRDAGEYLCDTPQDSRIFLVSVEEPPPVKLVSELTPLTVHEGDDATFRCEVSPPDADVTWLHNGAIVTPGPQLEVAQNGSSRILTVRGCQLEDAGTVTAQAGGTSTSARLHVRETELLFLRRLQDVRAEEGQDVCLEVETGRVGAAGAVRWVRGGAPLPPDSRLSTAQDGHIYRLFIHGVVLADQGTYGCESHHDRTLARLSVKPRQLRVLRPLEDVTVIEGGSATFQLELSQEDVTGEWARGGVRLQLGTTCQIYAEGHAHCLVLSGLGLADSGCISFTADALRCAARLTVREAPVTIVRGPQDLEVTEGDTATFECELSQALADVTWEKDGQPLTPSPRLRLQALGTRRLLQLRRCGPLDAGTYSCVVGMARAGPVHLVVRERKVSVLSELLSVRAREGDGATFECTVSEVEPTGSWELGGRPLRPGGRVRIRQEGKKHILVLSVLRAEDTGEVRFQAGPAQSVAQLEVEALPLQICRRPPREKTVLVGRRAVLEVTVSRSGGQVCWLREGVALCPGDKYELRSHGHTHSLVIHDVRPEDQGTYCCQAGQDSAHTRLLVEGS, from the exons ATGAAGGCGGGCTCGGGGAACCAGGGGAGCCCCCCGTGCTTCCTGCGCTTCCCGCGGCCCGTGCGGGTGGTAAGTGGCGCCGAGGCCGAGCTCAAGTGCGTGGTGCTGGGGGAGCCGCCGCCCATTGTCGTATGGGAGAAGGGCGGGCAGCAGCTGGCGGCCTCGGAGCGCCTGAGCTTCCCGGCGGACGGCGCCGAGCACGGCCTGCTGCTGAGCGGCGCGCTGCCCACCGACGCGGGGGTCTATGTGTGCCGCGCCCGCAATGCGGCCGGAGAGGCCTACGCGGCGGCCGCCGTCACCGTGCTGGAGCCGCCGGCCCCCGAGCGCGAGCCCCAGCCTGCCGAACGCCCGCGGCCGCCGCCCGGGGCCGGGGAGGGCGCCCCGGTGTTCCTGACGGGGCCCCGGTCCCAGTGGGTGCTGCGGGGGGCGGAGGTGGTGCTGGAGTGCCAGGTGGGGGGCCTCCCCGTGCCAACGCTGTACTGGGAGAAGGACGGGATGGCGCTGGACGAAGTGTGGGACAGTAGCCACTTCTCCCTCGAACCTGGCCGCGCCGAGGGCCGCCCGGGCGCGAGCCTGGCGCTGCGCATCCTGGCGGCGCGGCTGCCCGACTCCGGCGTCTACGTGTGCCACGCCCGCAACGCGCACGGCCACGCGCGGGCCGGCGCGCTGCTGCAAGTGCAGCAGCCCCCCGAGAGCCCGCCGGAGGACCCGGACGAGGCCCCCAACCCCGTGGTGGAGCCGCTCAAGTGCGCGCCCAAGACCTTCTGGGTGAACGAGGGCAAGCACGCCAAGTTCCGCTGCTACGTGATGGGCAAGCCCGAGCCCGAGATCGAATGGCACTGGGAGGGCCACCCGCTGCTCCCTGACCGCCGCCGCCTCATGTACCGCGACCGCGATGGCGGCTTCGTGCTCAAGGTGCTCTACTGCCAGGCCAAGGATCGCGGGCTCTACGTGTGTGCCGCGCGCAACTCGGCGGGCCAGACGCTCAGTGCCGTGCAGCTGCATGTTAAAG AGCCTCGCCTCCGCTTCACGAGGCCCCTGCAGGACGTGGAGGGCCGGGAGCATGGGATTGTGGTGCTAGAGTGTAAAGTCCCCAACTCCCGCATTCCCACGGCCTGGTTCCGCGAGGACCAGCGGCTGCTGCCCTGCCGCAAGTACGAGCAGATCGAGGAGGGCACGGTCCGGCGCCTCATCATCCACAGGCTGAAGGCAGATGACGATGGAGTTTACCTGTGCGAGATGCGCGGCCGGGTGCGCACCGTGGCCAATGTGACAGTCAAAG GGCCCATCCTGAAGCGGCTGCCCCGGAAGCTCGATGTTTTTGAGGGAGAGAACGCGGTGCTGCTGGTGGAGACCCGCGAGGCTGGGGTGGAAGGGCGCTGGAGTCGAGATGGGGaggacctgccggccacctgcCAGAGCAGCTCCGGCCACATGCATGCCCTGGTCCTGCCAGGGGTCACCCGAGAAGATGCTGGCGAGGTCACCTTCAGCCTGGGCAACTCCCGTACCACCACTCTGCTCAGAGTCAAAT GCGTCAAGCACAATCCCCCGGGACCCCCAGTGTTGGCAGAAATGTTCAAGGGCCACAAGAACACGGTCCTGCTGACCTGGAAGCCTCCCGAGCCAGCTCCCGAGACCCCCTTCATCTACCGGCTAGAACGGCAGGAGGTGGGCTCAGAAGACTGGATCCAGTGCTTCAGCATTGAGAAAGCTGGGGCCGTGGAGGTGCCGGGAGACTGTGTGCCCTCCGAGGGCGACTACCGCTTCCGCGTCTGCACCGTCAGCGAACACGGCCGCAGCTCCCATGTCGTGTTCCATGGGTCTGCTCACCTCG TGCCCACAGCTCGCCTGGTGGCCGGTCTGGACGACGTGCAGGTATATGACGGGGAAGATGCCGTCTTCTCCCTCGATCTCTCCACCATCATCCAGGGCACCTGGTTCCTTAATGGGGAAGAGCTCAAGAGTAATGAGCCAGAGGGCCAGGTAGAGCCTGGGGCCCTGCGGTACCGGATGGAGCACAAGGGCCTGCAGCACAGACTCATCCTGCAAGCTGTCAGGCACCAGGACAGCGGGGCCCTGGTTGGCTTCAGCTGCCCAGGTGTGCAGGACTCGGCTGCCCTCACCATCCAAG AGAGCCCGGTGCACATCCTGAGCCCCCAGGACAAGGTGTCGTTGACCATCACAACCTCGGAGCGGGTGGTACTGACCTGTGAGCTCTCCCGGGTGGACTTCCCAGCGAGCTGGTACAAGGACGGGCAGAAGGTGGAGGAGAGCGAGTCGCTGGTGGTGAAGATGGATGGGCGCAAACACCGCCTGATCATGCCTGAGGCCCAGGTCCAGGACAGTGGCGAGTTTGAGTGCAGAACGGAAGGGGTCTCAGCCTTCTTCAGCGTCTCCGTCCAAG ACCCCCCCGTGCACATCCTGGATCCCCGGGAGCACGTGTTCGTGCACGCCATAACCTCCGAGTGCGTCATGCTGACCTGTGAGGTGGACCGGGAGGACGCCCCCGTGCACTGGTACAAGGACGGGCAGGAGGTAGAAGAGAGCGACTTCGTGGTGCTGGAGAACGAGGGGCCCCATCACCGCCTGGTGCTGCCCGCCGCCCAGCCTCCAGATGGGGGCGAGTTCCAGTGCGTCGCTGGGGACGAGCGCGCCTACTTCACCGTGACCATCACAG ATGTCTCCTCGTGGATCGTGTATCCCAGCGGCAAGGTGTACGTGGCAGCCGTGCGCCTGGAGCGTGTGGTGCTGACCTGCGAGCTCTGCCGGCCCTGGGCCGAGGTGCGCTGGACCAAGGATGGCGAAGAGGTGGTGGAGAGTCCCGCGCTGCTCCTGCAGAAGGAGGACACCGTCCGCCGCCTGGTGCTGCCCGCCGTCCAGCTGGAGGACTCGGGCGAGTACTTGTGTGAAATCGATGACGAGTCTGCCTCTTTCACCGTCACTGTCACAG AACCCCCGGTGCGCATCATACACCCCCGGGACGAGGTGACCTTGGTCGCCGTGAGCTTGGAGTGTGTGGTGCTGATGTGTGAGCTGTCGCGGGAGGACGCCCCCGTGCGCTGGTACAAGGATGGGCTGGAGGTGGAGGAGAGTGAGGCCCTGGTGCTGGAGAGTGATGGGCCCCGCCGCCgcctggtgctgcctgctgcCCAGCCCGAGGACGGGGGCGAGTTCGTGTGCGACGCTGGAGACGACTCAGCCTTCTTCACTGTCACCGTCACAG CCACTCCAGAGAGGATTGTGCACCCGGCGGCCCGCTCCCTGGACCTGCAGTTCGGGGTTCCAGGGCGCGTGGAGCTGCGCTGCGAGGTGGCCCCGGCTGGGTCCCAGGTGCGCTGGTACAAGGATGGGCTGGAGGTGGACGCGTCAGATGCCCTGCAGCTGGGTGCCAAGGGGCCCGCTCGCACCCTGACCCTGCCCCACGCCCAGCCTGAGGACGCCGGGGAGTATGTGTGCGAGACTCGTGATGAAGCCGTCACCTTCAACGTCAGCCTGGCTG AGCCCCCAGTCCAGTTCCTTGCCCCAGAGGCAGCCCCCAGCCCGCTCTGCGTGGCCCCCGGGGAGCCGCTGGTGCTGAGCTGTGAACTGTCCCGGGCTGGCGCCCTCGTCTTCTGGAGCCACAACGGGAGGCCGGTGCAGGAGGGTGAGGGCCTGGAGCTCCAAGCCGAGGGCCCCCGCCGTATCCTCTGCATCCGGGCTGCAGACCCGGTCCACGCAGGCCTCTACACCTGCCAGGCAGGGGCAGCCCCGGGGGCGCCCAGCCTCAGCTTCACCGTCCAAGTGGCTG AGCCCCCCGTGCGGGTGGTGGACCCCGAGGCAGCCCAGACGAGGGTTCGCAGCACCCCAGGCGGGGACCTGGAGCTGGTGGTGCACCTCTCCGGGCCGGGAGGCCCTGTGCGCTGGTACAAGGACGGGGAGCGCCTGGCAAGCCAGGGGCGGGTGCAGCTGGAGCAGGACGGGGCGAGGCAGGTGCTGCGGGTGCAGAGGGCCCGGAGCAGGGACGCCGGGGAGTACCTGTGCGACACGCCCCAGGACAGCCGCATCTTCCTCGTCAGCGTGGAAG aaCCACCGCCGGTGAAGCTGGTCTCAGAGCTGACACCACTCACTGTCCACGAGGGTGATGATGCCACGTTCCGGTGTGAAGTCTCCCCACCGGACGCCGACGTCACTTGGCTGCACAATGGGGCCATTGTCACCCCAGGGCCCCAGCTAGAGGTGGCCCAGAATGGCTCAAGCCGCATATTGACCGTGCGAGGCTGCCAGCTCGAGGACGCGGGGACCGTGACTGCCCAAGCAGGGGGCACATCCACAAGTGCCCGGCTCCACGTTCGAG aGACGGAGCTGCTGTTCCTGCGGCGGCTGCAGGACGTGCGGGCAGAGGAAGGCCAGGACGTGTGCCTCGAAGTAGAGACAGGCCGAGTGGGTGCGGCAGGGGCCGTGCGCTGGGTGCGAGGTGGGGCACCCCTACCACCCGACTCCCGCCTGTCCACAGCCCAGGATGGCCACATCTACCGCCTCTTCATCCACGGTGTCGTACTGGCCGACCAGGGCACCTACGGCTGCGAGAGCCACCACGATCGCACCCTGGCCAGGCTCAGCGTGAAGC CAAGGCAGCTAAGGGTGCTGCGGCCTCTGGAGGATGTGACCGTCATCGAGGGGGGCAGCGCCACCTTCCAGCTGGAGCTGTCCCAGGAGGATGTGACCGGGGAGTGGGCCCGGGGTGGAGTCCGGCTGCAGCTGGGGACCACATGCCAAATTTACGCAGAGGGCCACGCTCACTGCCTGGTACTCAGTGGCCTGGGCCTGGCCGACTCGGGCTGCATCTCCTTCACTGCGGATGCCCTGCGCTGTGCAGCCAGACTCACTGTGAGAG AGGCCCCAGTGACCATTGTGCGGGGGCCACAGGACCTAGAAGTGACCGAGGGTGACACAGCTACTTTCGAGTGTGAACTTTCCCAGGCCTTGGCTGATGTCACCTGGGAGAAG GACGGGCAACCGCTCACCCCCAGCCCTCGGCTCAGACTCCAGGCCCTCGGCACCCGCCGCCTTCTCCAGCTGCGGCGCTGCGGTCCCTTGGACGCCGGGACCTACAGCTGCGTGGTGGGGATGGCCCGAGCCGGGCCCGTCCACCTGGTGGTTCGCG AGCGCAAGGTGTCTGTCCTCTCCGAGCTTCTGTCGGTGCGCGCCCGCGAAGGCGACGGAGCCACGTTCGAGTGTACCGTGTCGGAGGTCGAGCCAACCGGGAGCTGGGAGCTCGGAGGCCGCCCGCTGAGACCCGGAGGCCGCGTCCGCATCCGACAGGAAG GGAAGAAACACATTCTGGTGCTGAGCGTGCTGCGCGCGGAGGACACTGGTGAGGTCCGCTTCCAGGCGGGACCCGCCCAGTCCGTGGCTCAGCTGGAGGTGGAGG CATTGCCTCTCCAGATATGCCGCCGACCCCCTCGCGAGAAGACAGTTCTGGTCGGCCGCCGGGCGGTGCTGGAGGTGACTGTGTCCCGCTCGGGGGGCCAAGTGTGCTGGTTGCGGGAGGGGGTCGCGCTGTGCCCGGGAGACAAGTACGAGCTGCGCAGTCATGGCCACACCCACAGCCTGGTCATCCATGACGTGCGACCTGAGGACCAGGGCACCTACTGCTGCCAGGCCGGCCAGGACAGCGCCCA